A genome region from Carya illinoinensis cultivar Pawnee chromosome 2, C.illinoinensisPawnee_v1, whole genome shotgun sequence includes the following:
- the LOC122295452 gene encoding pseudo histidine-containing phosphotransfer protein 6-like isoform X1, whose amino-acid sequence MLGLGADRLWADMNRLLALLFHQGVLDEQFVQLQQLQDESSPNFVCEVVTIYFHESEKLLKNLRGLLMEREFSDYKKMGIHLNQFMGSSSSIGAKRVRNVCVAFRAASEQNNRAGCLRALELLEHEYCYLKNKLHELFHIEQQRLLAAGVRYPMQN is encoded by the exons ATGCTTGGGTTGGGTGCGGATCGGTTGTGGGCTGACATGAATCGTTTGCTCGCCCTACTCTTCCACCAG GGTGTACTGGATGAGCAATTCGTGCAGCTTCAGCAGCTTCAAGATGAGAGCTCCCCAAACTTTGTCTGCGAGGTTGTTACCATCTACTTTCATGAGTCGGAGAAGCTCTTAAAAAACCTCAGAGGATTGTT GATGGAGAGGGAGTTCTCTGACTACAAGAAAATGGGAATCCATTTGAATCAGTTTATGGGAAGCAGCTCGAGCATAGGTGCCAAGCGAGTCAGAAACGTTTGCGTTGCCTTTCGCGCCGCTTCTGAACAGAATAACCGTGCTGG GTGTTTGAGAGCTTTGGAGCTGCTAGAGCATGAGTATTGctaccttaaaaataaattgcacGAACTGTTTCAT ATAGAACAGCAACGACTTTTGGCAGCTGGAGTTAGGTACCCAATGCAAAACTAA
- the LOC122295452 gene encoding pseudo histidine-containing phosphotransfer protein 6-like isoform X2, which translates to MLGLGADRLWADMNRLLALLFHQGVLDEQFVQLQQLQDESSPNFVCEVVTIYFHESEKLLKNLRGLLMEREFSDYKKMGIHLNQFMGSSSSIGAKRVRNVCVAFRAASEQNNRAGWVFESFGAARA; encoded by the exons ATGCTTGGGTTGGGTGCGGATCGGTTGTGGGCTGACATGAATCGTTTGCTCGCCCTACTCTTCCACCAG GGTGTACTGGATGAGCAATTCGTGCAGCTTCAGCAGCTTCAAGATGAGAGCTCCCCAAACTTTGTCTGCGAGGTTGTTACCATCTACTTTCATGAGTCGGAGAAGCTCTTAAAAAACCTCAGAGGATTGTT GATGGAGAGGGAGTTCTCTGACTACAAGAAAATGGGAATCCATTTGAATCAGTTTATGGGAAGCAGCTCGAGCATAGGTGCCAAGCGAGTCAGAAACGTTTGCGTTGCCTTTCGCGCCGCTTCTGAACAGAATAACCGTGCTGGGTGG GTGTTTGAGAGCTTTGGAGCTGCTAGAGCATGA